In a genomic window of Sediminispirochaeta bajacaliforniensis DSM 16054:
- a CDS encoding YbaK/EbsC family protein gives MIPEKVRSVLDAHQLTALEFEPGSTPTAQMAADRIGVSVGQIAKSILLKGKDDRYFLVVCAGDRKIASGKMKRLTGVKCSMATGDDTLRVTGYSPGGVTPFGVDGVEIFLDESLLAWDTIYPAAGTDATGVPVTFKVLQEITGAETVDVTA, from the coding sequence ATGATACCGGAAAAAGTGCGTTCAGTTCTTGATGCTCACCAGCTCACGGCCCTGGAATTTGAACCGGGCAGCACCCCGACTGCCCAAATGGCAGCCGACCGAATTGGTGTCTCAGTCGGGCAGATTGCGAAATCGATTCTTCTAAAAGGAAAAGATGACCGTTATTTTCTTGTGGTTTGCGCAGGAGATCGAAAAATCGCTTCCGGAAAAATGAAGCGTTTGACCGGGGTCAAGTGTTCCATGGCCACAGGGGATGATACCCTTCGAGTTACCGGTTATTCTCCCGGTGGTGTTACGCCTTTCGGCGTTGATGGGGTTGAGATTTTTCTTGATGAGAGCCTCCTTGCCTGGGACACGATCTATCCTGCAGCCGGCACCGATGCAACCGGTGTGCCTGTTACCTTCAAGGTCCTTCAGGAAATTACCGGTGCCGAGACGGTAGATGTTACGGCGTAG
- a CDS encoding ABC transporter substrate-binding protein: MNRRTSIMISLVLCLVVTGSLFAGGESEKKAESGKTTITWWALSGGGGADDVRETYRRDLISEYEAAHPNVDIELTMLENEAFKQKVQVAIQAGNPPDIFHSWGGGVMVEYAQVGALKDITDFAERELSSSIGSGALGVYGYDGKYYGSPYDMGAVGLWYNKAIFAKLGTDVPKTWPELLDIVKKAKAAGYIPIALGGGDRWPAHYWWVYLAMRIGGQEAFNAAYGGSGSFKDETFVKAGEMLLDLAALEPFQTGFLGSTYDDESALMGNGKAAMELMGQWAPAVQSANSESGKGIGDDLGWFSFPAVPGGVGKNSDVMGGGNGYVIGAKAPEETLDFLKFFLSKKNNMELHKIEGIIPVVKGAEEVLASNPNAVKIAQAVAGADYYQLYYDQFLPPSVGETIKDAVMALLAGKASPEEAATMIDDSWQAEK; this comes from the coding sequence ATGAACAGACGTACAAGTATTATGATTTCACTTGTATTGTGCCTTGTTGTTACCGGATCGCTTTTTGCCGGTGGTGAAAGCGAGAAAAAAGCCGAAAGCGGAAAAACAACCATTACCTGGTGGGCCCTTTCCGGCGGTGGCGGGGCCGATGATGTGCGTGAAACCTATCGCCGCGATCTTATATCAGAGTATGAAGCGGCACATCCGAACGTAGATATCGAACTGACCATGCTTGAAAACGAGGCCTTTAAACAAAAGGTCCAGGTTGCGATTCAGGCAGGCAATCCGCCAGACATCTTTCATTCCTGGGGTGGCGGCGTCATGGTTGAGTACGCTCAGGTAGGGGCCCTCAAGGACATAACGGATTTTGCAGAAAGAGAGCTTTCCTCATCAATTGGGTCCGGTGCTCTGGGTGTGTATGGCTACGACGGGAAATACTATGGATCGCCTTACGACATGGGGGCGGTAGGACTTTGGTATAACAAGGCCATCTTTGCCAAACTTGGGACCGATGTCCCGAAAACCTGGCCCGAATTACTCGACATCGTAAAGAAGGCAAAGGCTGCGGGATACATTCCCATCGCCCTCGGGGGCGGCGACCGCTGGCCTGCCCATTACTGGTGGGTCTATCTTGCCATGAGAATCGGTGGGCAGGAGGCCTTCAACGCCGCCTATGGCGGATCGGGTTCTTTTAAGGATGAAACCTTCGTGAAGGCGGGAGAGATGCTTCTCGATCTTGCCGCTTTGGAACCTTTTCAGACCGGTTTCCTCGGTTCGACCTATGATGATGAGAGCGCCCTTATGGGAAACGGAAAGGCCGCCATGGAACTCATGGGCCAGTGGGCCCCGGCTGTCCAATCTGCCAATTCCGAGAGCGGAAAGGGAATCGGCGATGACCTCGGCTGGTTTTCGTTTCCTGCGGTCCCCGGCGGTGTCGGCAAAAATAGCGACGTCATGGGAGGTGGCAACGGTTATGTGATCGGTGCAAAGGCTCCCGAAGAGACCCTTGACTTCCTGAAATTCTTTCTTTCCAAAAAGAATAACATGGAATTGCATAAGATAGAAGGCATTATTCCCGTGGTGAAAGGGGCCGAAGAGGTTCTTGCATCGAATCCAAATGCAGTGAAAATTGCCCAGGCGGTTGCCGGTGCAGACTATTATCAGCTGTACTATGATCAGTTTCTGCCTCCATCTGTAGGGGAGACAATCAAGGATGCGGTTATGGCCCTACTTGCGGGAAAGGCAAGCCCGGAAGAAGCTGCGACCATGATCGACGACTCCTGGCAGGCCGAGAAATAG
- a CDS encoding carbohydrate ABC transporter permease, with translation MSLNNKTIYSVKKAGLVFLLITPAFLLFLLFVVVPVIQAGHYSVYRWKGLGPLEQFVGLGNFFRMFGEDIFLTALWNNLKVVILSLLLQLPVAFFFALLIGRKRFPGSMLFRGIYFFPYILAEIAIGIIWKFIYNPEFGLPTMIASFVSGGETKIALLGSTEHAFTAIFIVIFWKYIGFHMILYIAGLQNVPDELEEAAIIDGASKLQVVFHVIIPCMRNTIVISVFLSVVGAFNIFDVVWAMGQGGPVHSTETLVTYLYNFGFKRFAFGYGSAVAIVIFLICLVFNLFYQKYIVGESK, from the coding sequence ATGTCTTTAAACAACAAAACGATATACTCGGTGAAAAAAGCCGGCCTTGTTTTCCTGCTCATCACTCCTGCCTTTCTGCTTTTTTTGCTTTTTGTCGTCGTACCTGTCATACAGGCCGGTCATTACTCCGTGTATAGATGGAAGGGACTCGGCCCTCTGGAGCAGTTCGTCGGATTGGGGAACTTTTTTCGAATGTTCGGCGAGGATATATTCCTGACCGCTCTTTGGAACAATCTGAAAGTGGTAATCCTGTCCCTGCTTTTGCAGCTCCCGGTCGCCTTCTTTTTTGCACTCTTGATCGGCAGAAAGCGATTCCCCGGTTCCATGCTTTTTCGTGGTATCTATTTTTTTCCCTATATTTTGGCAGAAATCGCAATCGGTATCATCTGGAAATTTATCTATAATCCGGAATTCGGACTTCCGACCATGATCGCCTCCTTTGTAAGCGGTGGAGAGACGAAGATTGCCCTGCTTGGAAGTACCGAACACGCCTTTACCGCGATTTTTATCGTCATTTTCTGGAAATATATCGGTTTCCACATGATTCTCTACATAGCAGGTCTTCAGAATGTTCCCGATGAGTTGGAGGAGGCTGCGATTATCGATGGGGCATCGAAATTACAGGTTGTTTTTCATGTCATCATTCCCTGCATGCGCAATACCATAGTCATATCCGTTTTCCTCTCCGTTGTCGGCGCCTTCAATATCTTTGATGTTGTCTGGGCCATGGGACAGGGCGGGCCGGTTCATTCGACCGAAACCTTGGTGACCTACCTGTATAACTTCGGATTCAAACGTTTTGCCTTTGGATACGGAAGCGCCGTGGCAATTGTTATCTTCCTGATTTGCCTGGTGTTTAATCTCTTTTATCAAAAATATATCGTTGGAGAGTCGAAGTAA
- a CDS encoding carbohydrate ABC transporter permease: MAKNLSIQVSHHRLSGRKRSSLKFLLGLFIAVAMFFPMYAVIICSVKTNGQVLSDPFGIPQPFDLTAFGLVLGKSGEFWGFLYNSVVIAVSTIIIVDLFSMAAGIALSRIPFKGRPLIYNFFIMGMLFPITVAVLPLYLQLRDLGLLGTQGGVILAEAAFGLPMAIFLFTGFFKDVPRELQDACQIDGGGILTFFFKIVIPISKPVVATVSIITFIQSWNQFLFPLLVLDNSSKFTIPLGIMQFQGQFTTGWNQVMAFITISIIPMAAFYFSAQRYIVAGLTAGAVKG, encoded by the coding sequence ATGGCGAAAAACTTATCCATACAAGTATCACATCATCGACTGTCCGGGAGAAAACGGTCCTCGCTGAAATTCCTGCTTGGGCTTTTCATCGCCGTAGCCATGTTTTTTCCCATGTATGCCGTCATCATCTGTAGCGTTAAAACAAACGGACAGGTGCTATCCGATCCCTTCGGCATACCGCAGCCCTTTGATCTTACGGCCTTCGGTCTTGTACTTGGAAAGTCGGGAGAGTTTTGGGGCTTTCTGTACAATTCGGTTGTCATAGCTGTTTCGACAATCATTATTGTCGATCTTTTCTCTATGGCTGCCGGTATTGCACTTTCGCGGATACCCTTTAAGGGACGGCCCTTGATCTATAATTTTTTCATCATGGGAATGTTGTTTCCCATAACGGTTGCTGTCCTGCCGCTCTACCTTCAGCTACGGGATTTGGGATTGCTCGGAACGCAAGGGGGTGTGATATTGGCCGAAGCGGCCTTCGGGCTACCCATGGCCATCTTTTTATTTACCGGCTTTTTCAAGGATGTTCCCCGGGAATTACAAGATGCCTGCCAGATAGACGGCGGCGGCATACTCACCTTCTTCTTTAAAATCGTTATTCCGATATCCAAGCCTGTTGTCGCCACCGTTTCGATCATCACCTTTATCCAGAGTTGGAACCAATTTCTTTTTCCTCTGCTTGTTCTGGACAATTCGAGTAAGTTCACGATTCCCCTGGGAATCATGCAGTTTCAGGGACAGTTTACCACCGGGTGGAACCAGGTTATGGCGTTTATCACCATTTCGATTATCCCGATGGCTGCCTTCTATTTTTCGGCCCAGCGCTATATTGTTGCCGGCCTGACCGCCGGAGCCGTAAAGGGTTAG
- a CDS encoding glycoside hydrolase family 3 N-terminal domain-containing protein, producing the protein MQDYHDKALTLCNKMTIHEKLAQMYSVWFNIRPDGSLWLKDHTGMAVTESPVRFEELLKEGVGEITRPLGSQPIDARTAVKALNSIQEFLVKGTRLGIPALAHEECLAGLMAKGSTFFPSGISLGALWNEGLVEKIAKAIGDELYSVGSRQGLAPVLDVSRDARWGRTEESMGEDPYLVGSLAAAYVRGFQGKDGRLLATLKHYVGHSFSEGARNHAPVRMGQDELNDVMLLPFEMAVKLAHAASVMPAYHDIDGIPMHASLTYLREVLREKWGFDGIIVSDYSGIGQLYHDHRVAEDLASAACLAIEAGVDVELPGHECYKSGALAAIERGDLPVSLVDGCVTRVLEQKFRVGLFEHPYADVDAISLRSDEHLELAYEAAVKSMVLLKNEGILPLDQGKKIALIGPLADDPLCFFGGYSFPVHHILSSLDERDEGVRTLKEIFELVPGSLFSYAKGCDILSQRPKDAPVFPGDAHLDGSVQHSYVSHDRSGFPSALAAARSADVVVLALGDLAGLFLAGTVGEGSDASSLVLPGVQQELLEELLGLGKPVVLVLLSGRPYSLDLASERCSAILQAWLPGQKGAQAVVDILYGRQNPSGKLPVSIPKAAGAMPFFYNHTIKSAGTPIQLDFGATYPFGHGLNYTSFSFDDFRLDDTRVAIEGEITGSFILRNSGEREGEEVVQIYVRDLYASRVRPVEELKGFKRVYLAKGESTLVRFAVPVDMLNFTKGNFARVVEAGAFEISIGRSSRDILFTDIVQVTGEERILPEQWNMQSSITLSPCAF; encoded by the coding sequence TTGCAAGACTATCATGATAAGGCTTTGACATTATGTAACAAAATGACGATCCATGAAAAGCTGGCCCAGATGTATTCGGTTTGGTTCAACATCAGGCCGGACGGCAGCCTCTGGCTAAAGGACCATACGGGTATGGCCGTGACCGAATCACCGGTCCGCTTTGAAGAACTGCTGAAAGAGGGAGTAGGGGAAATAACCCGGCCTCTGGGAAGCCAGCCGATTGATGCCCGTACCGCCGTGAAGGCGCTCAATTCGATACAGGAGTTTCTCGTTAAAGGGACACGACTCGGTATTCCGGCACTTGCACACGAGGAGTGCCTGGCCGGACTCATGGCAAAGGGGTCGACCTTTTTTCCGTCGGGCATCAGCCTTGGGGCCCTGTGGAATGAAGGACTGGTGGAAAAAATCGCAAAGGCCATTGGCGATGAACTCTACTCGGTAGGCAGCAGGCAGGGCTTAGCTCCGGTGCTCGATGTCAGCAGGGATGCCCGTTGGGGACGGACCGAGGAATCCATGGGGGAAGATCCCTATCTTGTCGGTTCCCTTGCTGCCGCCTATGTTCGGGGCTTCCAAGGGAAAGACGGGAGACTGCTTGCAACATTGAAGCATTATGTTGGCCACTCCTTTTCCGAGGGGGCGAGGAATCATGCCCCGGTGCGAATGGGTCAGGACGAGTTGAATGATGTTATGCTGCTTCCCTTTGAGATGGCGGTAAAGCTGGCGCATGCGGCCTCCGTTATGCCGGCATATCATGATATCGACGGCATTCCCATGCACGCCTCTCTCACCTATCTGCGGGAGGTCCTCCGCGAAAAGTGGGGCTTCGACGGCATTATCGTTTCTGATTATTCGGGAATTGGGCAGCTTTATCACGATCACCGGGTCGCCGAGGATCTTGCCTCCGCCGCTTGTCTCGCAATAGAAGCCGGGGTTGATGTCGAATTACCCGGGCACGAATGTTATAAAAGCGGGGCCCTTGCTGCGATCGAACGGGGGGATCTCCCCGTTTCCCTTGTCGACGGGTGTGTGACGAGGGTCCTTGAGCAAAAGTTTAGAGTCGGCCTCTTTGAACACCCCTATGCCGATGTCGATGCAATCTCCCTGCGAAGTGATGAGCATCTTGAGCTTGCCTACGAGGCTGCGGTGAAATCGATGGTCCTTCTCAAGAATGAAGGAATACTTCCCCTTGATCAAGGGAAGAAGATCGCCTTGATCGGTCCCCTTGCCGATGATCCGCTCTGTTTTTTCGGCGGCTACTCCTTTCCCGTACACCATATTTTGAGTTCCCTGGATGAGCGGGATGAAGGAGTCAGGACCCTGAAGGAGATTTTTGAATTGGTTCCGGGATCACTCTTTTCTTATGCAAAGGGCTGCGACATTCTTTCTCAGCGACCGAAGGATGCTCCGGTTTTTCCCGGTGATGCGCATCTCGATGGTAGTGTCCAACACTCCTATGTCAGCCATGACAGATCAGGTTTCCCCTCGGCTTTAGCGGCTGCTCGGTCCGCCGATGTCGTTGTCCTTGCCCTCGGCGATCTTGCCGGGCTCTTTCTTGCAGGAACCGTCGGTGAAGGGTCTGATGCCAGTTCTCTTGTTTTGCCCGGGGTTCAGCAGGAACTTCTTGAGGAGCTGCTCGGCCTTGGAAAACCGGTGGTACTCGTTTTGCTGAGCGGACGCCCCTATAGCCTGGACCTTGCCTCCGAGCGATGCAGCGCCATCCTTCAGGCGTGGCTTCCCGGGCAGAAGGGGGCGCAGGCAGTCGTAGATATCCTGTACGGCAGGCAGAATCCGTCCGGAAAACTCCCTGTCTCCATTCCTAAAGCAGCAGGGGCCATGCCTTTCTTCTACAATCATACAATAAAGTCGGCAGGTACCCCCATTCAGCTCGATTTCGGGGCCACCTATCCCTTCGGCCACGGACTGAATTACACCAGCTTTTCTTTCGATGATTTCCGGCTTGACGATACAAGGGTGGCCATAGAGGGAGAGATTACCGGAAGCTTTATCCTGCGAAACAGCGGTGAACGGGAGGGGGAAGAGGTCGTTCAGATATATGTCCGCGATTTGTATGCATCACGAGTACGCCCCGTAGAGGAGCTTAAAGGCTTTAAACGGGTATACCTCGCAAAAGGTGAGTCGACGCTTGTTCGCTTTGCCGTTCCTGTCGATATGCTGAACTTTACCAAGGGGAATTTCGCCAGGGTTGTCGAGGCGGGGGCCTTTGAAATCTCCATTGGAAGATCTTCCAGGGATATTCTCTTTACCGATATCGTTCAGGTGACAGGAGAGGAGCGGATCCTCCCTGAGCAGTGGAATATGCAATCGTCGATTACGCTATCCCCTTGCGCCTTTTAG
- a CDS encoding substrate-binding domain-containing protein, with product MDKNIGVFTAELNDAYQAAVWKGIVSQAQALELGLVCFLGSRVKSPIATEQCSNIAYSLADKENIDGLIIISSAISTYLDFQAVTELFRIRSDLPQVSVGLGIPGIPSIIVDGRIGMVSVIRHLVEVHARRSFALISGPSGHLEADARKKAFFDTLADYTIPFDRRLMIEGSFEQRSGSEGVRALLAEGIPFDALVCLNDKMALGALDELSHHGISVPDDVALVGFDGIEETLFCQPPLTTVRQPLFELGAAAVEEVCALIHGGKGQNRYLNSSVRIGESCGCRHSWIPDASKLDSWVKGLDDFERDTMARLRAFIFEENESGFLEFLERGMMPDTYNGEGLRRFHTLLYAIQQELLSCGESGERGSLSRRLRLISTGLGRLTELTTRILSSRRLKAMERNFLARSIGAALAEAFEMESIVKTLSKGLVSLGFSEAYLVIFLDSRDGKELSRVFPLPLAEGDDPMAKGYVFKTTSLLPDQIDFGWKRKQWVLKPLVYQHEPLGYILLPVAVDDPALYDLLSKQISSTVKGARLLEQVRSHEKSLEEEVSRRTAELTKTNECLQTEVDRRIRLEQEVIDISNNTMNRIGQDLHDDLCQHLAGISMITEVLKNSLEPGSHPYEVCTQINDLIINSVDRAKGIARGLVPVGLKENGFIAAVDTLLEALRKGNTIDMRLERSPDFFLKNDDRALQLYRIVQEALSNSIKHANCSHIMVKLHTQQKGNGRLIEIIDDGTGFSDKDEGNGMGLKIMRYRAEKAQVHLLVEKMERGTKVSCLIPQELCYEK from the coding sequence GTGGATAAAAATATCGGTGTTTTTACCGCTGAACTGAATGATGCCTACCAGGCGGCCGTTTGGAAGGGTATTGTTTCCCAGGCACAGGCCCTGGAACTGGGTCTGGTCTGTTTCCTCGGTTCCAGAGTCAAGTCGCCCATTGCAACGGAGCAATGCTCGAACATCGCATATTCCCTTGCGGATAAGGAAAATATCGATGGCTTAATCATCATTTCATCGGCGATTTCCACCTACCTCGATTTTCAGGCGGTTACGGAGCTTTTCCGCATACGCAGCGACCTCCCGCAGGTTTCCGTGGGCCTGGGAATACCCGGGATTCCAAGCATCATCGTAGACGGCAGGATCGGTATGGTCTCCGTTATTCGACATCTGGTGGAGGTTCACGCCCGGCGCTCCTTTGCGCTTATCTCGGGACCTTCCGGTCATCTTGAAGCCGATGCACGTAAGAAAGCGTTTTTCGATACCCTGGCCGATTATACTATCCCTTTCGATCGGCGGCTCATGATCGAGGGGAGCTTTGAGCAGCGGTCGGGAAGCGAGGGGGTGAGAGCTCTTCTGGCCGAAGGTATACCCTTTGATGCGCTGGTTTGTTTGAATGACAAAATGGCCTTGGGAGCATTGGACGAGTTGTCGCATCATGGCATTTCCGTTCCCGATGATGTGGCCCTTGTTGGATTCGACGGTATCGAGGAGACCCTTTTTTGCCAGCCCCCGCTGACGACGGTCCGTCAGCCGCTCTTTGAACTTGGTGCGGCTGCGGTAGAAGAGGTATGTGCACTCATCCATGGAGGCAAGGGACAGAATCGCTATCTCAACAGTAGTGTTAGGATCGGCGAATCCTGCGGCTGCCGCCATAGCTGGATTCCCGATGCCTCGAAGTTGGACTCCTGGGTGAAAGGCCTGGACGACTTTGAACGTGATACCATGGCCCGGCTGCGTGCCTTCATCTTCGAAGAGAATGAATCGGGGTTTCTCGAGTTTCTGGAAAGGGGGATGATGCCGGATACCTACAATGGAGAGGGCTTGCGACGCTTTCATACCCTTTTATATGCCATCCAGCAGGAGCTGTTGTCCTGCGGCGAATCCGGCGAGAGAGGCTCCCTGTCCCGGCGTCTGCGGCTTATATCGACAGGGCTGGGCCGCTTGACGGAGCTAACCACGAGAATACTCTCTTCCAGGCGGCTTAAGGCGATGGAACGTAATTTCCTTGCACGCTCGATCGGTGCCGCCCTCGCCGAGGCCTTTGAGATGGAAAGTATCGTCAAAACCCTCTCAAAGGGCTTGGTGAGCCTTGGTTTCTCAGAGGCCTACCTTGTCATTTTTCTCGATTCCCGAGATGGTAAGGAGCTTTCAAGGGTCTTTCCCCTGCCTTTGGCCGAAGGAGACGATCCTATGGCGAAGGGGTATGTTTTCAAAACCACCTCACTCCTTCCCGATCAAATCGATTTCGGCTGGAAGCGAAAACAGTGGGTGCTAAAACCCCTTGTCTACCAGCATGAGCCCCTGGGCTATATTCTTCTACCGGTGGCAGTGGATGATCCTGCTCTCTACGATCTCCTGAGTAAACAGATATCCAGTACAGTAAAGGGTGCCAGGCTCCTTGAGCAGGTACGATCTCATGAGAAGAGCCTGGAAGAAGAGGTTTCGCGGCGAACTGCGGAATTGACCAAGACCAATGAGTGTTTGCAAACCGAGGTTGACAGGCGCATCAGACTTGAGCAGGAAGTGATCGACATCTCAAACAATACCATGAATCGCATAGGCCAGGATCTTCATGACGACCTGTGTCAGCACCTTGCCGGGATCTCTATGATCACGGAAGTGCTGAAAAATTCACTGGAGCCCGGCAGCCATCCCTACGAGGTATGCACCCAGATAAACGACTTGATCATTAACTCTGTCGATCGGGCGAAGGGGATAGCACGGGGGCTTGTTCCTGTGGGCTTGAAGGAGAACGGATTCATTGCCGCCGTCGATACCTTGCTTGAGGCCTTGAGGAAGGGCAATACGATTGATATGCGTCTCGAGCGCTCCCCTGATTTTTTCCTGAAAAACGACGATCGGGCCCTCCAGCTTTATAGAATTGTGCAGGAAGCTTTATCAAATTCGATAAAGCATGCAAACTGTTCGCATATTATGGTAAAACTGCATACGCAGCAAAAAGGAAACGGACGACTGATTGAGATCATAGATGACGGTACAGGCTTCTCCGATAAAGACGAAGGTAATGGAATGGGATTGAAGATTATGCGATATCGTGCCGAGAAGGCTCAGGTACACCTGCTGGTCGAAAAAATGGAACGGGGAACAAAGGTCTCCTGCCTGATACCGCAGGAGTTATGCTATGAGAAATAA
- a CDS encoding response regulator, whose amino-acid sequence MRNNVRFLVVDDHPVFRQGLVVLLSSNPRYEICGQAGTIEEALDICREKLPDIALVDISLSHQNGLDLVRRFKSLDPDMPILIISMHDELVYAERALKSGANGYVMKQEASAVMLDAVKTVLAGKIYVSPAMNERLLATVFGQREERDGLVNLLSDREFEVLEYIGQGYGASEISQILNLSVKTVNTYRDHIKEKMNFDTAAAIRRYAVKWWQSRRP is encoded by the coding sequence ATGAGAAATAACGTCAGATTTTTGGTTGTTGATGATCATCCGGTCTTTCGCCAGGGGCTTGTTGTCCTCCTTTCCAGCAATCCCCGTTATGAAATTTGTGGCCAGGCCGGGACAATCGAAGAGGCCCTCGATATCTGCCGGGAGAAGCTCCCGGATATCGCCCTCGTCGATATATCCCTTTCCCATCAGAATGGGCTTGATTTGGTTCGTCGTTTTAAGTCCTTAGACCCCGACATGCCGATTCTCATTATTTCGATGCATGATGAATTGGTGTATGCCGAACGGGCCCTGAAATCGGGAGCAAACGGGTATGTCATGAAACAAGAAGCCTCGGCCGTAATGCTCGACGCCGTGAAAACGGTCCTTGCGGGAAAGATTTATGTGTCGCCTGCCATGAACGAACGGCTGCTTGCAACTGTCTTTGGCCAGAGAGAGGAGCGGGACGGCCTGGTCAATCTGCTGAGTGACCGGGAATTCGAGGTTCTGGAATATATCGGCCAAGGCTATGGGGCTAGTGAGATATCACAAATTCTCAATCTGTCGGTAAAAACCGTAAACACCTATAGAGACCACATCAAAGAGAAGATGAATTTCGACACCGCAGCGGCGATACGCAGGTATGCCGTGAAATGGTGGCAGAGTCGCAGGCCATGA
- a CDS encoding polysaccharide deacetylase family protein, which produces MVAESQAMTGKKLYALTFDDGPDTEKSSKILDRLEIHGVPASFFVVGSRISDESRPILQRARSLSCEIENHGWSYDPMDGMSREEIVRSVSACSDAIQKAVGEEPCFFRPPNLALSPTMLDTIAYPMVGGIAAMDWQGCHTTARQRADKILSQICDGAILLLHDVQPDPHPTPQALDLLLPALERLGYRCVSLRTLFSLRGGIPSPGERKLWVNVPPLCLSHKRADPPGWNG; this is translated from the coding sequence ATGGTGGCAGAGTCGCAGGCCATGACCGGGAAAAAGCTTTATGCACTCACCTTCGACGACGGTCCCGATACCGAAAAGAGTTCGAAGATCCTCGATCGCCTCGAAATCCATGGCGTTCCCGCCTCATTCTTTGTCGTCGGCAGTCGCATTAGCGACGAGAGTCGGCCGATCCTGCAGCGTGCCCGCTCGCTTTCGTGTGAGATCGAAAATCACGGTTGGAGTTACGACCCCATGGATGGTATGAGTAGAGAAGAGATCGTGCGTTCGGTTTCTGCATGCTCGGACGCAATTCAGAAAGCGGTCGGTGAAGAGCCTTGTTTTTTTCGTCCCCCGAATCTCGCTCTCTCGCCTACCATGCTTGACACCATTGCTTATCCCATGGTCGGTGGAATTGCGGCCATGGATTGGCAAGGGTGTCACACCACGGCCCGGCAGCGGGCGGACAAGATCCTTTCTCAGATCTGCGACGGTGCCATCCTTCTTTTGCACGATGTCCAGCCCGACCCGCATCCAACCCCCCAGGCCCTTGATCTGCTGCTTCCCGCCTTAGAGCGCCTCGGCTATCGCTGCGTGAGCCTTCGAACCCTTTTTTCTCTCAGGGGAGGCATCCCATCCCCGGGAGAAAGGAAATTGTGGGTGAACGTCCCGCCTCTATGTCTATCACATAAGCGGGCAGATCCTCCGGGCTGGAATGGGTGA